GGGCAAGCCCTCTAAGGGATGCTCATCGAGATTTTTGCTGGTGGGTGCTGAACCGCACGCGGGGTCTAGCAAATCCATGCTCCCACAGAGCCGAGAACCTTGTCAACCCTTTTCTCACAACCGGATTTCGATGATCGCCCGCCGCTTGATCTCCTCGAGCCAGGCCTCCAGGCGCGCCTGGTACTTCTGCCGGAACAGGATCTCCCGGATCTGCTGCTTGGTCTGGGCGAGCGCCTGGCCGGTCAGGCTCTCCTTCCACTCGAGCTTGAAGATGTGGTAGCCGAGCCCGCTCCGGAACGGCCCCAACACCTCGCCCGGGCGAATCCGCAGGATCCGGGATTCGAGCTCGGGGGTCAGCTCGCCCTGCTTCAGGACCCCGAGGTCCCCCCCGTCCCGGGCCGAGGGGTCTCGGGAGTATTTCCGCGCCAGCTCGGCGAAGTCCCCGCCGGCCCGGATGAGGTCCCAGACCTCCTCCGCCTTGAGGCGCGCCGTCTCCCAGTCCGAATCGCGGCCCGGGGCCGCCGGGGCGATCAGGATGTGGCGCGCGTGGTAGGAGAGCCCGGTCTCGAGCTTCTCCCGGTTCCCCAGGAAGTAGCGCTCGATCTCGCCCTCGGTCACCGAGACCCGGAGCGTCACCTTCCGGCGGACCACCTTCTGGACCATGATCTGCTCCCGGAGCCGCTTCCGGAAGCTCTCGATCGTGAGCCCCTCGGCTTTGACGACCCGCTCCAGTTCCTCCTGGGTCGGGACGCCTGCCCGCTTCATCAGCTCGGCCATCTGCTCGGCAAGCTCCGCCTCCTCCACGGTGATCTTCTCGCGCTCGGCCTCCTGGAGCTGGAGCCGCTGCTCCACCAGGCGCTGGAGCAGCCGCTCCCGGAGGGCCTGCTCCCCCTCCTTCGGGACCTGTTGCCGGCTCTCGTAGAGGAAGTGCGCCACGCCCTCCAGGAGCTCCGAAAGCGTGATCACGTCTTTGTTCACGACGGCCACCACCCGATCGACCACCCCGGCGGCATCCCGAGCCGGCGCCAGGCTCGCATCGGTGCGCGGCAGGACCAGGGGCGCATCGCGGGCCTCGCGCGCCCGGACGGTGTCCGCCAGCGAGCCACCGGGAGGAACCTTGGAGCCGCCAAACCACCCGCACCCGGCGAGGAGGACGGCGCCGACGAGGGTCGCAGACCGGGGTCCCACGCTCATCGGAACCTTTCGAGCAGCTCCTCGAGCGCCCGGCGGACGGCGGGCCACGGCCCTCGGGGGATCTGAGCCTCCAGCACGAACTCCTTCCGCAGGCGGAGTCGCCGCTGGCTCTCGGCGATGAGCCGGACCAGGCGATCGGGCGGCACCGAGGCGAACGGCGCGAAGGTGAGGAGGGCCGTGCCGCCTGTCGCCTCCACCTTCTCGATCGCGAGCTTTCTCGCCGCCACCCGCAGCGCCACGACCTCGAGGAGGTGGACCACCGGCGCCGGCAGCGGCCCGAAGCGATCGAGGAGCTCGGCGCGGACCTCCTCCATGCCCCCGGGGTCGGCCAGCCCGGCCAGCCGATTGTAGAGGGCCAGCCGCTGGTTCACCTCGGGCACGTAACTCTCCGGGAGGTAGGCCTCGACCTCGACCGTGATCACGGGGTCCACCGACGGCTCGGCGGCTTCACCCTTCAATTCTCTCACCGCCTCGGCCAGGAGCTTCGTGTAGAGATCGAACCCCACCGCGGCGATGTGGCCGTGCTGCTCCGGGCCGAGGAGGTTCCCCGCCCCGCGGATCTCCAGGTCCCGGAGGGCCAGCTTGAAGCCTGAGCCCAGCTCGGTCAGCTCCTCGAGCACCCGGAGCCGCTTTTGCGCGGTCTCATCGATCCGGCCATCGGCCGGGATGAGGAAGTGGGCGTACGCCTGCTGCCGCTCTCGGCCGACCCGCCCCCGGAGCTGGTAGAGCTGGGCCAGGCCGAACCGATCGGCGCGGTTCACGATCATGGTGTTGGACGCGGGGATGTCCAGGCCGGACTCGACGATCGCCGTGGAGACCAGGACGTCGGCTTCCCCCGTGACGAAGCTGAGCATGGCCCGCTCGAGCTCCCGCTCGCGCATCTGGCCGTGAGCCATCACGACCCGCGCACCCGGGCAGAGGCGCTGGACGAAGGCCGTCATCGAGGGCAGCGACTGGACGCGGTTGTGGACGAAGAAGACCTGGCCGCCCCGCGCCAGCTCGCGCTCCAGGGCCTCACGGATCAGCTCGCGGCTGAACCGGGCCACCACGGTCTCCACGGGCAGGCGCTCCGGGGGTGGCGTCTCGATCACCGAGAGATCCCTCACCCCGGACAGGGACATGTAGAGGGTCCGGGGAATCGGGGTCGCGGTCAGCGTCAGGACGTCCACGCTCTTCCGGAGCTCCTTGATCCGCTCCTTGTGGGCCACGCCGAAGCGGTGCTCCTCGTCCACTATCAGGAGGCCCAGATCCTTGAAGGCGACGTCGCGCGAGAGGAGCCGGTGGGTGCCGATCACCACGTCGACCGTCCCCTGGCGGAGGCCGGCGACGACGGCCTTCTGCTCCTTCGGCGTCCGGAACCGCGAGAGCAGCTCGACACGCGCCGGGAACGGGGCAAAGCGCTCGCTGAAGGTCCCCCAGTGCTGCTGGGCGAGGACCGTCGTCGGGGCGAGGAGGGCCGCCTGCTTGCCGTCCATCACCACCTTGAACGCGGCCCTCAGCGCGATCTCGGTCTTGCCGTAGCCGACGTCCCCCGCCACGAGCCGGTCCATCGGGCGCGGGCGCTCGAGGTCGGCCTTGACGTCCTCGATGGCGCGGAGCTGGTCCCGGGTCTCCTCGAAGCGGAAGGCGGCCTCGAACTCGCGCTGCCACGGGGTATCGGGGGTAACGGCGTGGCCCTCCCCCACCGACCGCTCGGCGTAGAGCCGGAGCAAACCCTCGGCCATCTCGCGGAGCGAGGCACGGACCGATTCCTTGACCCGCTGCCAGGAGCTTCCCCCCAACCGGTCGAGCCGCGCCGGGCTGCCGTCGGCCCCGAGGTACTTGGAAATGACGCCCAGCCGCTCCACGGGGAGGTAGAGGCGCGCGCCCTCGGCGTATTCCAGGAGGAGGAAATCCCCCTGCCGACCGTCGACGGCCAGGGTCTTGAGCCCCATGTAGCGGCCGACGCCGTGCTCCTCGTGGACCACCAGGTCCCCGACCTGGAGGTCGGTGAAGGCGGTGAGCGCCGCGCCCCGCTGGTAGAGCGGACGCTTCAGGCTCCGGCGGCGCGCGCCGAAGATCTCCGCCTCCGTGAGGAGGATCAGCCCCAGCGCGGGGACGGAGAACCCGCTCGAGCATTCGCCGGTGAGGAGCCCGAGACCCTCGGGCCCCCAGAGGCTCCCCGCCCCCGTCGGGTCCAGCAGGTGCTCTCTCAGGATCTGAGTCAGCCGCTGTGCCTGGACCTCATCCTGGCAGACCAGGCGGACCCTGAAGCCCTCGGCGAGCCACTCGCCAAGCTGCGGGGCGAGCTGGCGGAACTGGCCGCGAAAGCTCCCGACCGATCGGGTCTCCAGCGTGTGGCGCTGGGCCGCGGCGGCGGGCGCCCCCACCGGCAAGAGCCCGAGCTCGATCCGCTGGCGCCCGCTCAGGAGCTGGCTGAGCGGAACGGCGGCCGGGGCATCGTCGGGGGGCGCGTCGAGAAGCGCCGGGTCGTCGAGGATCACGGGCGCCGAGACCGGGAGATAGTCGAGGATTGTGCCGGACCCGCCGTCCCCGGTCATCGCAACCACGTCGAGCGCGGCGACCGTCTCCACCGAACGCTGGGTGGTGGGGTCGAACGCGCGCAGCGACTCGATCTCGTCGCCGAAGAACTCCACCCTCACCGGCTCCTGGCGCGAGGGCGAGAACACGTCCACGATCCCACCCCGGAGGCTCCACTGGCCGACCTCCACGACCGTCTCCACGCGCTCGTACCCGGCCGCCGCCAACCGCTCGAGGAGTGCGTCGCGATCCAGGCTCTCGCCCGCGGTCAGCCGGAACGCGAGGCCGCGGAATTCCGCCGGCGGCAGGAGGGGCGAAGTCAGCGCCGCCGGTGTCGTGACCAGCATGATCGGCTCGCCCCGGAGGAGGCGGAAGCAGGCGAGCGCGCGTTCGGCCTCGACCTCCCGCGACCGCACCCACGGCTGCGCCGCGCCCAGGCCTCCGGCCTGGGTACCCGCCCGGCGCCACAGGCCGGGCTGGAGCGGCGGGAACTCCACCACGCGGGAGCGCCCGCCGCCGAGCGCGGTCTCGAAGAACGCCAGGTCCTGGCAGACCCGATGGAGCTCCGAGCGACCCGAGACCAGGACCAGCGCCGGGCGTTCGCTCTCCCCCAGAAGGGCAGCCACGGCCAGGGCGCGCGCGGCGCCCCAGAGGCCATCCACCGCGAGGCAGGGTTCGCCGCGAGCGAAGGCTCCGAGAAGGGATCGAAACGGAGCCCACTGAGCCAGGGGGGAGGCGCGAACCGAGACAGTCATGGACTACCCGTCGAAATACCACTCCCCGCGGGGGAGCGTCAACTCGCCGAGGCTAGCGCCCTGTCGGAGTAATGCCCTTCGAGCGCGGGCTTCGCCCGCGCAACTAACTCGGGCCTCGCGCGGCGGGTGGCTTGCCTCACGCCATGGCCGAACCCGCCACGCTCGAACTTCCACGGGGGGAGGTCCGGAAGGGGGCGTAGCCCCCTCCGGGTTCCCTAGCGCGGGCTCTGGGCGAGGGCGAAGCTGAGGGTCTCCAGCTCGATCGAAAGGTCAACGTCCTTCAGCCGCACGTCCTTCGGCACCTTCAGGTTGGCGGGGGCGAAGTTCAGGATCGCCCGGATCCCCGACGCCACGAGCCGATCGGTGACCGTCTGCGCCGCCTCCGCCGGCACCGCGACGATCCCGATCTGGAGGTTGCGGGCCTTGACCTCCCGCGGCAGGTCGCGCAGGAGGAGGATCGGGGTCCCGTCCGCCGTGCGGCCGGTCTTGGCCGGGTCCTCGTCGAAGATCGCGGCGATGTGGAACCCCTGGCGCGCGAACCCTCTGTAGTTGAAGAGCGCCGAGCCCAGGTTGCCGAAGCCCACGAGCGCCACCCGCCACTCGCGGTCGAGCCCGAGGATCTTCTGCAGCTCCGCCTTGAGCCCCGAGATGTAATAGCCCACGCCGCGGACCCCGAACTCGCCGAAGTAGGCCAGGTCCTTCCGGACTTGGGCCGAGTTGAGGTTAAAGCGCTCCGCAAGCTCCTGAGAGGAGACCGTCTTGATCCCGTCCGCCTCGAGCTGCTGCAGGCAGCGCGTGTAGATGGAGAGGCGGCGGATCGTCATCTCCGGGATCTTCGAGATCTTGTACTGGGTTCGGAGCGCCATGGCGACCGTGCCGGCGGGGGTGCCCGGTGGGCGCCCCCGGACGAGGGCTACTTCACCGGCTGCACGAAGAGCAGGATCGCGGCGATCACGAAGACGTAGAGAGCCAGGGACTCGATGAGGGCCAGACCGATGATCATGGCCGTCTGAATCCGCCCGGCTGCGCCGGGCTGCCGCGCCATGGCGTCCACCGCCGCGGCGGTCGCCCGGCCCTGCCCGAGGCCGCAGAGGCCCGAGGCCAACGCCATGCCGAGCCCGGCGGCGAGCACCGCAAAGGGACC
This DNA window, taken from Candidatus Rokuibacteriota bacterium, encodes the following:
- a CDS encoding peptidylprolyl isomerase: MSVGPRSATLVGAVLLAGCGWFGGSKVPPGGSLADTVRAREARDAPLVLPRTDASLAPARDAAGVVDRVVAVVNKDVITLSELLEGVAHFLYESRQQVPKEGEQALRERLLQRLVEQRLQLQEAEREKITVEEAELAEQMAELMKRAGVPTQEELERVVKAEGLTIESFRKRLREQIMVQKVVRRKVTLRVSVTEGEIERYFLGNREKLETGLSYHARHILIAPAAPGRDSDWETARLKAEEVWDLIRAGGDFAELARKYSRDPSARDGGDLGVLKQGELTPELESRILRIRPGEVLGPFRSGLGYHIFKLEWKESLTGQALAQTKQQIREILFRQKYQARLEAWLEEIKRRAIIEIRL
- the mfd gene encoding transcription-repair coupling factor; its protein translation is MDGLWGAARALAVAALLGESERPALVLVSGRSELHRVCQDLAFFETALGGGRSRVVEFPPLQPGLWRRAGTQAGGLGAAQPWVRSREVEAERALACFRLLRGEPIMLVTTPAALTSPLLPPAEFRGLAFRLTAGESLDRDALLERLAAAGYERVETVVEVGQWSLRGGIVDVFSPSRQEPVRVEFFGDEIESLRAFDPTTQRSVETVAALDVVAMTGDGGSGTILDYLPVSAPVILDDPALLDAPPDDAPAAVPLSQLLSGRQRIELGLLPVGAPAAAAQRHTLETRSVGSFRGQFRQLAPQLGEWLAEGFRVRLVCQDEVQAQRLTQILREHLLDPTGAGSLWGPEGLGLLTGECSSGFSVPALGLILLTEAEIFGARRRSLKRPLYQRGAALTAFTDLQVGDLVVHEEHGVGRYMGLKTLAVDGRQGDFLLLEYAEGARLYLPVERLGVISKYLGADGSPARLDRLGGSSWQRVKESVRASLREMAEGLLRLYAERSVGEGHAVTPDTPWQREFEAAFRFEETRDQLRAIEDVKADLERPRPMDRLVAGDVGYGKTEIALRAAFKVVMDGKQAALLAPTTVLAQQHWGTFSERFAPFPARVELLSRFRTPKEQKAVVAGLRQGTVDVVIGTHRLLSRDVAFKDLGLLIVDEEHRFGVAHKERIKELRKSVDVLTLTATPIPRTLYMSLSGVRDLSVIETPPPERLPVETVVARFSRELIREALERELARGGQVFFVHNRVQSLPSMTAFVQRLCPGARVVMAHGQMRERELERAMLSFVTGEADVLVSTAIVESGLDIPASNTMIVNRADRFGLAQLYQLRGRVGRERQQAYAHFLIPADGRIDETAQKRLRVLEELTELGSGFKLALRDLEIRGAGNLLGPEQHGHIAAVGFDLYTKLLAEAVRELKGEAAEPSVDPVITVEVEAYLPESYVPEVNQRLALYNRLAGLADPGGMEEVRAELLDRFGPLPAPVVHLLEVVALRVAARKLAIEKVEATGGTALLTFAPFASVPPDRLVRLIAESQRRLRLRKEFVLEAQIPRGPWPAVRRALEELLERFR
- a CDS encoding redox-sensing transcriptional repressor Rex, with the protein product MALRTQYKISKIPEMTIRRLSIYTRCLQQLEADGIKTVSSQELAERFNLNSAQVRKDLAYFGEFGVRGVGYYISGLKAELQKILGLDREWRVALVGFGNLGSALFNYRGFARQGFHIAAIFDEDPAKTGRTADGTPILLLRDLPREVKARNLQIGIVAVPAEAAQTVTDRLVASGIRAILNFAPANLKVPKDVRLKDVDLSIELETLSFALAQSPR
- a CDS encoding ATP synthase F0 subunit C — protein: MLDAVLLLMAATAWAAEPAQREGATGGWVGPFAVLAAGLGMALASGLCGLGQGRATAAAVDAMARQPGAAGRIQTAMIIGLALIESLALYVFVIAAILLFVQPVK